DNA sequence from the Parasphingorhabdus cellanae genome:
AAGAAGTGCGTGATCTGATCGGCGCGCCAAAGGACACCCCGTTAGTTGTGGCGGATTCCGATGATGCTGCCTCTATCGATATGATGGCAAGCCGCGCGAGCGTGATCCTGACCACCGTTGGACCGTACCAGCTCTACGGCAACGAACTGGTTAGCGCCTGCGTCAAACATGGCACGCATTATGTCGACCTTTGCGGCGAACCCGGCTGGATGCGCGAAAAAATTGACGAGCATCAAGAAGCGGCAGAAAAATCTGGCGCACAGATATGCTTTTCCTGTGGTTTTGATTCCATCCCTTTTGACCTGGGCGTATTGGCTCTGCAGAAAGACATGCAGAAACGCTTCGGCAAGCCTGCCACGCGCGTAAAGGGGCGCGTTCGCGCAATGGAAGGCACTTTTTCTGGCGGCACAGCGGCAAGCCTGAAAGAAACAATGAAGGCGATCGCCAAAAACCCTGGTCTCGTCAAAATATTGGCGAGCAGCTTTGGCCTGACTCCTGGCTTTGAAGGACCGGATCAGCCCAATATGATGATCCCCAAAAAGGACAAGACGCTAGACAGTTGGGTCGCACCTTTCATCATGGCTCCGATCAATACCAAGAATGTGCATCGCACCAACTTCCTGCTTGATTTTCCTTATGGGGACGATTTCAAATATGATGAGATGGTCGTAACCAGCCCGGGTGAAATGGGCAAACAAGCAGCAGAAATGCTGGCTAAAGCCAATCCTCTGGGTGGCGATGACGCACCCAAACCCGGCGAAGGCCCAACCAAGGAAGAACGCGAGAATGGCTTTTACGATGTCCTGTTTCTCGGTGAAACGGCGGACGGTGAAACCGCCACTCTCTGCGTCAAAGGCGACAAAGATCCAGGCTACGGATCAACCTCCAAAATGATTGCCGAGGCTGCGCTATGTATCGCGCAAGATGGTAACAAACATGGCGGCGGAATTTGGACACCAGGCGCATTAATGGGCAAAAAGCTGACCAAGCGACTGGAAGCCAATGCTGGTCTCAGCTTCACGGTGGAGAGTTAACCGCTGACAGGAGCTATTCAGGTAAAACCCTATATAGACAATGAGGTGGGCGCTAAACTAGCGCCCGCCTCTTGAAATTTTAGCAAATGGAACGAAGTTCGTCGGCACTATGTTGAAGCGCCTGTTTAGTAAGAAATTGGAAACCAGCCCCTTGGAGACTGCCTGTGTTCCCGAAGGTCGGCGTGTCTATGCCATTGGCGATATTCATGGCCGCAATGATTTGCTGCAACAACTCATCGAGAAAATTATCGCTGATGATGCTGAGCGCGGCGATAGCAAAAGTGAGATTATCTTTCTTGGAGATCTGGTCGATCGCGGTCCGGATAGCTCCGGCGTTATAGAGACAGCCATTCAACTCAAGGAAGAGTTGAATGATGTTCGTTTCCTGATGGGCAATCATGAGGAAGTCTATTTGAAAGCTGCAACCGGAGATGAGAAAGCAACTCGCTTTTTCAACCGCATTGGCGGCAAAGAAACTATCTTGAGCTATGACATCAGCATGCGAGATTATATGGAGCTTGATAACGCTGACCTAGCCGAGCGCTTGCCGGACCTGATACCAGAGCATCATATCGACTTTGTAAAAACGTTTGAGAACCAAATTATTGTTGGCGATTATGCCTTTGTCCATGCCGGTATCCGCCCAGGAGTCGCGCTCGACGAACAGAAACCAAAGGATTTGCGGTGGATCAGAGAAGAATTTCTCTCCGTCAACGAGCCACATGAAAAGGTAATTGTGTACGG
Encoded proteins:
- a CDS encoding metallophosphoesterase family protein, with the protein product MLKRLFSKKLETSPLETACVPEGRRVYAIGDIHGRNDLLQQLIEKIIADDAERGDSKSEIIFLGDLVDRGPDSSGVIETAIQLKEELNDVRFLMGNHEEVYLKAATGDEKATRFFNRIGGKETILSYDISMRDYMELDNADLAERLPDLIPEHHIDFVKTFENQIIVGDYAFVHAGIRPGVALDEQKPKDLRWIREEFLSVNEPHEKVIVYGHTINDDVVEKGNRIGIDTGAYYTEKLTALALEGNHRWYLDTALPQ
- a CDS encoding saccharopine dehydrogenase family protein — its product is MSDAREFDVIIYGSTGYTGRLVAEYMSQKYGIGGDAPKWAMAGRSLEKLEEVRDLIGAPKDTPLVVADSDDAASIDMMASRASVILTTVGPYQLYGNELVSACVKHGTHYVDLCGEPGWMREKIDEHQEAAEKSGAQICFSCGFDSIPFDLGVLALQKDMQKRFGKPATRVKGRVRAMEGTFSGGTAASLKETMKAIAKNPGLVKILASSFGLTPGFEGPDQPNMMIPKKDKTLDSWVAPFIMAPINTKNVHRTNFLLDFPYGDDFKYDEMVVTSPGEMGKQAAEMLAKANPLGGDDAPKPGEGPTKEERENGFYDVLFLGETADGETATLCVKGDKDPGYGSTSKMIAEAALCIAQDGNKHGGGIWTPGALMGKKLTKRLEANAGLSFTVES